In a genomic window of Ranitomeya imitator isolate aRanImi1 chromosome 5, aRanImi1.pri, whole genome shotgun sequence:
- the NEIL2 gene encoding endonuclease 8-like 2, translating into MPEGPTVRRFCSLVSPFVGQQVVKVGGRTKQIALQDLMGQWIQDCLVHGKNLYVALGGDETRKAPTANAQEVDDDPSKTQSAPTTTTGPDHLGPWENEEAGPGCKWLRFHFGLYGSIRVNELARAKQGNKRGDWKDPTPRLILHFASGGFLVFYNCRILWCSSPHVEPTCDILSLDFDKEKALHALSAPRPVCVSLMDQRHFSGVGNIIKNEILYLAQVHPLSSGSLLPADTLHAIIDHAVSFTARWLRSLMQREPLHYQIYMKELCPKGHKVEKENIGPPRGLPRLTWYCPTCQERVRPKERAQDSS; encoded by the exons ATGCCGGAAGGACCCACAGTGCGGCGTTTCTGCTCCCTCGTCTCTCCCTTTGTGGGACAGCAGGTGGTGAAGGTTGGAGGCAGAACCAAGCAGATTGCCCTGCAGGATTTAATGGGGCAGTGGATTCAGGACTGTCTG GTCCATGGGAAGAATCTCTACGTGGCGCTTGGAGGGGACGAAACCCGCAAAGCTCCTACTGCTAATGCCCAAGAAGTGGACGACGACCCCTCTAAAACGCAGAGCGCGCCCACCACCACCACCGGTCCCGACCACCTCGGCCCTTGGGAGAACGAAGAAGCCGGTCCCGGATGCAAATGGCTGCGTTTCCATTTTGGGTTGTACGGGAGCATTAGGGTGAATGAGCTCGCCCGTGCCAAGCAAGGGAACAAGAGAGGGGATTGGAAAGACCCCACGCCCAG GCTGATTCTGCACTTCGCCTCGGGGGGTTTCCTTGTGTTCTACAACTGCCGGATCCTGTGGTGCTCGTCCCCGCACGTGGAGCCCACCTGTGATATCCTGTCGCTGGATTTCGATAAGGAAAAGGCTCTGCACGCGTTGTCGGCCCCCCGACCCGTCTGTGTCAGTCTGATGGATCAGCGGCACTTCTCTGGAGTAG GGAACATCATTAAGAACGAGATCCTGTATCTGGCACAAGTCCACCCCTTGTCCTCGGGCTCCCTGCTGCCGGCGGACACCCTGCATGCCATCATTGATCACGCCGTAAGCTTCACCGCCCGCTGGTTGCGGAGCCTGATGCAAAGAGAACCGCTGCACTACCAGATCTACATGAAGGAGCTCTGCCCGAAGGGGCACAAGGTGGAGAAGGAGAACATCGGACCACCGCGTGGACTGCCGAGGCTGACTTGGTACTGTCCTACGTGTCAGGAGCGGGTACGGCcgaaagaacgggcgcaggattcATCCTAA